In Ipomoea triloba cultivar NCNSP0323 chromosome 7, ASM357664v1, a single genomic region encodes these proteins:
- the LOC116024577 gene encoding elongation factor 1-beta, with protein sequence MAVTFSDLHTEAGVKSLDAFLSGKCYISGDQLTKDDVKVYAAVLEQPSADLFPNASKWYHVVSTKLAASFPGKAVGVRIGCQDAPAEAAPAKVVDDDDDDMDLFGEETEEEKKAAEERAAAAKASTKKKESGKSSVLMDIKPWDDETDMKKLEECVRKVQKEGLLWGASKLVPVGYGIKKLQIMLTIVDDLVSVDDLIEEELTVEPCSEYVQSCDIVAFNKI encoded by the exons ATGGCCGTAACCTTCTCAGATCTCCACACAGAGGCTGGCGTCAAGTCTCTTGATGCGTTTCTCTCTGGAAAATGTTATATTTCTGG AGATCAATTGACTAAGGATGATGTCAAGGTATATGCCGCTGTTTTGGAGCAGCCGAGCGCAGATCTCTTCCCAAATGCCAGCAAATGGTACCATGTTGTGTCCACCAAGCTCGCCGCAAG CTTCCCTGGGAAAGCTGTTGGAGTTAGAATTGGATGCCAAGATGCTCCAGCTGAAGCTGCACCAGCTAAG GTtgtagatgatgatgatgatgacatgGATCTCTTCGGTGAAGAGACAGAGGAGGAGAAGAAAGCAGCTGAAGAGAGGGCAGCAGCAGCCAAGGcatctaccaagaagaaagagA GTGGGAAGTCATCTGTTCTTATGGACATCAAGCCTTGGGATGACGAGACCGACATGAAAAAGCTGGAAGAGTGTGTTCGCAAGGTTCAGAAGGAAGGGCTTCTGTGGGGAGCAT CTAAATTGGTTCCAGTTGGCTATGGAATTAAGAAATTGCAGATCATGCTTACGATAGTTGATGATCTTGTCTCGGTTGATGACCTCATAGAGGAGGAACTAACTGTTGAGCCTTGCAGTGAGTATGTGCAAAGCTGTGACATTGTTGCCTTCAACAAAATCTGA
- the LOC116024797 gene encoding probable ubiquitin-like-specific protease 2A isoform X3: MVKKTYFRKRKRKQKQAESEMQPEEEIPQGLDVFVQLPRIDDNCAEAECDANAMDVTNAAESSQHIQQNVQLSGEAICTSVNSLVKNVPRRRTSKHKKDVGNSAKRPDVGNGAKRKTARPHREQICEEVVCLGKSVVTPQRSLRCRGQSRIRSSDLGELDSGTLSCYLEKIWAKIPEERRSLFTYLDSFWYYMYTNRNFKPKVLNWIKSKDISKTYVFVPIAQWGHWFLLIICNMGKGVQSKASTPCLLLLDSMQVAHAKQMEPGIRKFVFDSYGAGQTKEVQQMIRKIPFRIPKVPQQKDNKECGYYVLYYISRFLELAPEEFSLSDGYPYFMKKDWFTPEELDNFCNELKSSPPRGDSPSPKPDESSSDSGSIDLQDCCIS, translated from the exons ATGGTGAAGAAAACCTACTTCAGAAAGAGGAAGCGGAAGCAGAAGCAGGCCGAGTCCGAAATGCAGCCAGAAGAAGAGATTCCGCAAGGCTTAGACGTTTTCGTGCAGCTTCCAA GGATTGATGACAATTGCGCTGAGGCCGAGTGTGACGCAAACGCAATGGACGTAACAAATGCTG CAGAGTCTTCTCAACACATTCAGCAGAACGTGCAATTATCTGGAGAAGCAATCTGCACCAGTGTAAACTCATTGGTAAAAAATGTTCCTCGTCGCCGAACATCAAAACACAAGAAAG ATGTAGGAAATAGTGCAAAACGTCCAGATGTAGGAAATGGTGCAAAACGAAAAACTGCACGCCCACACCGAGAACAAATTTGTGAGGAGGTTGTTTGTTTAGGCAAATCTGTAGTTACCCCGCAGCGTTCTCTTCGTTGTCGTGGACAATCCAGGATAAGAAGCAGTGACCTAGGGGAGTTAGACTCAGGAACCCTTAGTTGCTATCTGGA GAAAATATGGGCGAAGATTCCCGAAGAGAGGAGAAGTTTATTTACTTACCTTGACTCCTTTTGGTATTACATGTACACAAACAGAAACTTTAAACCTAAGGTGCTGAATTGGATCAAGAGTAAAGACATCTCCAAAACATATGTTTTTGTTCCTATTGCTCAGTG GGGCCATTGGTTTCTTTTGATCATTTGCAACATGGGCAAAGGTGTTCAGTCAAAAGCCAGTACTCCATGCTTGTTGCTGCTGGACTCGATGCAAGTAGCCCATGCTAAACAAATGGAACCCGGGATAAGAAA ATTTGTGTTCGACAGTTACGGCGCAGGACAGACAAAAGAGGTGCAGCAGATGATCAGAAAGATCCCTTTTCGAATTCCCAAG GTTCCACAGCAGAAAGACAACAAGGAGTGTGGGTACTATGTTCTGTACTACATCAGTCGTTTCTTGGAACTTGCTCCTGAAGAATTTAGTTTGTCTGATGGCTACCCTTACTTT ATGAAGAAAGACTGGTTTACTCCTGAGGAGTTGGACAACTTCTGTAATGAACTGAAGTCTTCTCCTCCGCGCGGAGATTCTCCTTCTCCCAAACCTGATGAATCTTCATCTGATTCTGGGAGTATTGACTTGCAAGACTGCTGTATATCTTAG
- the LOC116024797 gene encoding probable ubiquitin-like-specific protease 2A isoform X2, which produces MVKKTYFRKRKRKQKQAESEMQPEEEIPQGLDVFVQLPRIDDNCAEAECDANAMDVTNAESSQHIQQNVQLSGEAICTSVNSLVKNVPRRRTSKHKKGTDVGNSAKRPDVGNGAKRKTARPHREQICEEVVCLGKSVVTPQRSLRCRGQSRIRSSDLGELDSGTLSCYLEKIWAKIPEERRSLFTYLDSFWYYMYTNRNFKPKVLNWIKSKDISKTYVFVPIAQWGHWFLLIICNMGKGVQSKASTPCLLLLDSMQVAHAKQMEPGIRKFVFDSYGAGQTKEVQQMIRKIPFRIPKVPQQKDNKECGYYVLYYISRFLELAPEEFSLSDGYPYFMKKDWFTPEELDNFCNELKSSPPRGDSPSPKPDESSSDSGSIDLQDCCIS; this is translated from the exons ATGGTGAAGAAAACCTACTTCAGAAAGAGGAAGCGGAAGCAGAAGCAGGCCGAGTCCGAAATGCAGCCAGAAGAAGAGATTCCGCAAGGCTTAGACGTTTTCGTGCAGCTTCCAA GGATTGATGACAATTGCGCTGAGGCCGAGTGTGACGCAAACGCAATGGACGTAACAAATGCTG AGTCTTCTCAACACATTCAGCAGAACGTGCAATTATCTGGAGAAGCAATCTGCACCAGTGTAAACTCATTGGTAAAAAATGTTCCTCGTCGCCGAACATCAAAACACAAGAAAG GTACAGATGTAGGAAATAGTGCAAAACGTCCAGATGTAGGAAATGGTGCAAAACGAAAAACTGCACGCCCACACCGAGAACAAATTTGTGAGGAGGTTGTTTGTTTAGGCAAATCTGTAGTTACCCCGCAGCGTTCTCTTCGTTGTCGTGGACAATCCAGGATAAGAAGCAGTGACCTAGGGGAGTTAGACTCAGGAACCCTTAGTTGCTATCTGGA GAAAATATGGGCGAAGATTCCCGAAGAGAGGAGAAGTTTATTTACTTACCTTGACTCCTTTTGGTATTACATGTACACAAACAGAAACTTTAAACCTAAGGTGCTGAATTGGATCAAGAGTAAAGACATCTCCAAAACATATGTTTTTGTTCCTATTGCTCAGTG GGGCCATTGGTTTCTTTTGATCATTTGCAACATGGGCAAAGGTGTTCAGTCAAAAGCCAGTACTCCATGCTTGTTGCTGCTGGACTCGATGCAAGTAGCCCATGCTAAACAAATGGAACCCGGGATAAGAAA ATTTGTGTTCGACAGTTACGGCGCAGGACAGACAAAAGAGGTGCAGCAGATGATCAGAAAGATCCCTTTTCGAATTCCCAAG GTTCCACAGCAGAAAGACAACAAGGAGTGTGGGTACTATGTTCTGTACTACATCAGTCGTTTCTTGGAACTTGCTCCTGAAGAATTTAGTTTGTCTGATGGCTACCCTTACTTT ATGAAGAAAGACTGGTTTACTCCTGAGGAGTTGGACAACTTCTGTAATGAACTGAAGTCTTCTCCTCCGCGCGGAGATTCTCCTTCTCCCAAACCTGATGAATCTTCATCTGATTCTGGGAGTATTGACTTGCAAGACTGCTGTATATCTTAG
- the LOC116024797 gene encoding probable ubiquitin-like-specific protease 2A isoform X1 produces MVKKTYFRKRKRKQKQAESEMQPEEEIPQGLDVFVQLPRIDDNCAEAECDANAMDVTNAAESSQHIQQNVQLSGEAICTSVNSLVKNVPRRRTSKHKKGTDVGNSAKRPDVGNGAKRKTARPHREQICEEVVCLGKSVVTPQRSLRCRGQSRIRSSDLGELDSGTLSCYLEKIWAKIPEERRSLFTYLDSFWYYMYTNRNFKPKVLNWIKSKDISKTYVFVPIAQWGHWFLLIICNMGKGVQSKASTPCLLLLDSMQVAHAKQMEPGIRKFVFDSYGAGQTKEVQQMIRKIPFRIPKVPQQKDNKECGYYVLYYISRFLELAPEEFSLSDGYPYFMKKDWFTPEELDNFCNELKSSPPRGDSPSPKPDESSSDSGSIDLQDCCIS; encoded by the exons ATGGTGAAGAAAACCTACTTCAGAAAGAGGAAGCGGAAGCAGAAGCAGGCCGAGTCCGAAATGCAGCCAGAAGAAGAGATTCCGCAAGGCTTAGACGTTTTCGTGCAGCTTCCAA GGATTGATGACAATTGCGCTGAGGCCGAGTGTGACGCAAACGCAATGGACGTAACAAATGCTG CAGAGTCTTCTCAACACATTCAGCAGAACGTGCAATTATCTGGAGAAGCAATCTGCACCAGTGTAAACTCATTGGTAAAAAATGTTCCTCGTCGCCGAACATCAAAACACAAGAAAG GTACAGATGTAGGAAATAGTGCAAAACGTCCAGATGTAGGAAATGGTGCAAAACGAAAAACTGCACGCCCACACCGAGAACAAATTTGTGAGGAGGTTGTTTGTTTAGGCAAATCTGTAGTTACCCCGCAGCGTTCTCTTCGTTGTCGTGGACAATCCAGGATAAGAAGCAGTGACCTAGGGGAGTTAGACTCAGGAACCCTTAGTTGCTATCTGGA GAAAATATGGGCGAAGATTCCCGAAGAGAGGAGAAGTTTATTTACTTACCTTGACTCCTTTTGGTATTACATGTACACAAACAGAAACTTTAAACCTAAGGTGCTGAATTGGATCAAGAGTAAAGACATCTCCAAAACATATGTTTTTGTTCCTATTGCTCAGTG GGGCCATTGGTTTCTTTTGATCATTTGCAACATGGGCAAAGGTGTTCAGTCAAAAGCCAGTACTCCATGCTTGTTGCTGCTGGACTCGATGCAAGTAGCCCATGCTAAACAAATGGAACCCGGGATAAGAAA ATTTGTGTTCGACAGTTACGGCGCAGGACAGACAAAAGAGGTGCAGCAGATGATCAGAAAGATCCCTTTTCGAATTCCCAAG GTTCCACAGCAGAAAGACAACAAGGAGTGTGGGTACTATGTTCTGTACTACATCAGTCGTTTCTTGGAACTTGCTCCTGAAGAATTTAGTTTGTCTGATGGCTACCCTTACTTT ATGAAGAAAGACTGGTTTACTCCTGAGGAGTTGGACAACTTCTGTAATGAACTGAAGTCTTCTCCTCCGCGCGGAGATTCTCCTTCTCCCAAACCTGATGAATCTTCATCTGATTCTGGGAGTATTGACTTGCAAGACTGCTGTATATCTTAG